One Hordeum vulgare subsp. vulgare chromosome 4H, MorexV3_pseudomolecules_assembly, whole genome shotgun sequence DNA window includes the following coding sequences:
- the LOC123449450 gene encoding FRIGIDA-like protein 3 — protein MAAERQANPSVLDAVASLQTYSTALSAFTSAWRSLYSDATTIDSTLASRLEGFSQLELLCSAMDGPGLRAYLSEHRDELREPARALDAALLVAPDPGLLVLAAAAGFCRAPPDNGKADAESKVSCRLLIDLLDRIRALGVKPSPEALEEARAVAADWRRSKRIEAQSLFKNEAIAFLLLIGVFGLVEDVGGAVQVLDLVVSISSRERAVEIFLGLGLDLDKHLPVLTQAMISKGKQLDAVKFIQALNLVHKYPLLPILRSYVNDAKNAGNMIRIRGGGPASQDAGDAKERTLLGALQKFIKEHNLEELPISEEANNRMTQLDLQSAERKRAANAAAAAAREVSKNILDFRKRPQLAENAVQGSLGQNIRPVGTLGQQLMLRQNIPAVGVANKYQAVSSHSVLPAIAHNPLLPAGNQRPTGIQTQTLAASSVQAQYSGVADFYNLASIRPGGLSVPGGSTSSRSKLYSEDPLVYVSRASDKKGSSYSYSLSNMSKYNP, from the exons ATGGCCGCCGAGCGACAGGCGAATCCCTCCGTCCTCGACGCCGTCGCCTCCCTCCAGACATACTCGACCGCCCTCTCCGCCTTCACTTCCGCATGGCGGTCCCTCTACTCCGATGCCACCACAATCGACTCCACCCTCGCCTCCCGCCTCGAAGGCTTCTCCCAGCTCGAGCTGCTCTGCTCCGCGATGGACGGGCCCGGCCTCCGCGCGTACCTCTCCGAGCACAGGGACGAGCTCCGGGAACCCGCCCGCGCACTCGACGCCGCCCTGCTGGTGGCCCCCGACCCGGGGCTCCTGGTGCTCGCCGCGGCCGCGGGGTTCTGCCGCGCGCCGCCGGACAATGGCAAGGCGGATGCTGAATCCAAGGTGTCCTGCCGCCTGCTCATCGACCTCCTCGACCGGATTCGCGCGCTCGGCGTGAAGCCGTCGCCGGAGGCGCTAGAGGAGGCCAGGGCTGTCGCGGCGGACTGGAGACGGAGCAAGCGGATCGAGGCGCAGTCGCTGTTTAAGAATGAGGCGATCGCCTTTCTGCTTCTCATCGGGGtatttggtttggtggaggatGTTGGTGGCGCCGTCCAGGTGCTCGATCTGGTCGTGTCGATCTCCAGCCGGGAGCGCGCCGTGGAGATCTTCCTCGGCCTTGGCCTCGACCTcgacaagcatctaccag TTCTCACTCAGGCAATGATAAGCAAAGGCAAACAGCTCGATGCAGTCAAATTTATCCAAGCTCTTAATTTAGTGCACAAGTATCCTCTATTGCCTATTCTCAGGTCATATGTGAATGATGCGAAAAATGCTGGGAACATGATCCGCATCAGGGGAGGCGGTCCTGCCTCTCAG GATGCAGGTGATGCAAAAGAGCGTACATTGCTCGGAGCATTGCAGAAGTTCATTAAAGAACATAATCTAGAAGAATTGCCTATTTCGGAAGAAGCTAACAACCGAATGACACAGTTGGATCTGCAAAGTGCAGAGAGAAAGCGAGCAGCCAATGCTGCAGCTGCAGCTGCTCGTGAAGTTAGTAAGAACATTCTGGACTTCAGGAAGAGACCGCAGCTTGCAGAGAATGCTGTACAAGGTTCCTTAGGCCAGAACATCCGTCCGGTCGGAACATTGGGTCAGCAGCTcatgttaaggcagaacatccctGCAGTTGGAGTTGCAAATAAGTACCAAGCTGTTTCAAGCCATAGCGTACTTCCAGCTATCGCTCATAATCCATTGCTACCTGCTGGGAACCAGCGTCCCACTGGCATCCAGACTCAGACCCTGGCTGCGTCATCCGTTCAAGCTCAGTACAGTGGCGTGGCAGACTTCTATAATTTGGCATCGATCAGACCAGGTGGGTTGAGTGTTCCAGGTGGGAGCACATCATCAAGGTCAAAGCTCTATTCTGAAGACCCCCTTGTGTATGTCTCTCGAGCATCCGATAAGAAGGGTTCATCTTACAGTTATTCTTTGTCTAATATGTCGAAGTATAATCCATAG